The following proteins are encoded in a genomic region of Actinomadura sp. NAK00032:
- a CDS encoding AAA family ATPase, which produces MRSTQPDQLRVRGARVHNLRSVDVDVPLRALVGVAGVSGSGKSSLALGVLYAEGSRRYIEALSTYTRRRMAQAPRAAVDSVEHVPAALALHQRPGVPGVRSTFGTSSELLNVLRLMFSRLASHLCPNGHRVPPTIDVAAEVPFTCPVCGEQVHPPGAEDLSFNSTGACPRCQGTGVVRTVDDAALVPDPSKTLEGGAVAPWQMFGFNVQPDIAREFGVRTDVPWSELTDRERDIVLDGPEEKKHITVTSKKGVHELDFTFRNARLTVTEELKRADTDKRLARVSRFLCEGTCPDCRGTRLSPAARAPRIGERNLAEVTAMTLDEVLAWAPGVVDALPADMREMGRSLADTLIDMGRRLVELGLGYLALDRAGSTLSTGERQRAQLARAVRNRTTGVLYVLDEPSIGMHPANVEGLLGVMRDLLADGNSVVFVDHDVQILREADWLIEIGPGSGDDGGTVIAEGGPDALAAAPGSRLAGFLSSAEPVIVRACAEPAAVFEKGAIRLKTEAVHTVHPLEVEFPVGRLTAVTGVSGSGKTTLVLECLVPGLDARSRSAAVPAHVRDLEAPDGIKVQVVDATPIGINVRSTVATYSGVMDELRKAYAATSEARRDGLTASDFSYNTGSLACPRCGGTGEISLDVQFLPDVDIVCPECGGSRFAPRADTYRRDGVSLPGLLGCTIREALNATADLRRVHKRLAALDELGLGYLTLGEATPALSGGEAQRLKLVSQMHRDQTDAVFVLDEPSVGLHPLDVRTLLDVLQRLSDRGATVIVIEHDLDLIANADYVIDLGPGGGEEGGEIVATGTPGEIARDPASITGTYLARHLRYGD; this is translated from the coding sequence ATGAGGTCCACTCAGCCCGACCAGCTCAGGGTGCGCGGTGCCCGCGTGCACAACCTGCGGAGCGTCGACGTCGATGTGCCGCTGCGCGCCCTGGTCGGGGTCGCCGGCGTGTCCGGGTCGGGGAAGTCGTCACTGGCGCTCGGGGTGCTGTACGCCGAGGGGTCCCGCCGCTACATCGAGGCGCTGTCGACCTACACCCGCCGCCGGATGGCGCAGGCGCCGCGGGCGGCGGTCGATTCGGTGGAGCACGTCCCCGCCGCGCTGGCGCTGCACCAGCGTCCCGGTGTGCCCGGGGTGCGGTCCACCTTCGGCACGTCCAGCGAGTTGCTGAACGTCCTGCGGCTGATGTTCTCGCGGCTGGCCTCCCACCTGTGCCCCAACGGCCATCGGGTCCCGCCGACGATCGATGTGGCGGCCGAGGTGCCGTTCACGTGTCCCGTCTGCGGTGAGCAGGTGCATCCGCCGGGCGCGGAGGACCTGTCGTTCAACTCCACCGGCGCCTGCCCCCGCTGCCAGGGCACCGGCGTGGTGCGCACGGTGGACGACGCGGCGCTCGTCCCGGACCCGTCCAAGACGCTGGAGGGCGGGGCGGTCGCCCCCTGGCAGATGTTCGGGTTCAACGTGCAGCCCGACATCGCGCGCGAGTTCGGCGTGCGCACCGACGTGCCCTGGAGCGAGCTGACCGACCGCGAGCGGGACATCGTGCTGGACGGGCCGGAGGAGAAGAAGCACATCACCGTCACCAGCAAGAAGGGCGTCCACGAACTCGACTTCACCTTCCGGAACGCGCGGCTGACGGTGACCGAGGAGCTGAAGCGCGCCGACACCGACAAGCGGCTGGCCAGGGTCAGCCGCTTCCTGTGCGAGGGCACCTGCCCGGACTGCCGGGGCACCCGCCTCAGCCCCGCCGCGCGGGCGCCCCGGATCGGTGAGCGGAACCTGGCCGAGGTCACCGCGATGACCCTGGACGAGGTGCTGGCGTGGGCGCCCGGCGTCGTGGACGCGCTCCCCGCCGACATGCGCGAGATGGGACGGTCGCTGGCCGACACCCTGATCGACATGGGGCGGCGCCTCGTCGAGCTGGGCCTCGGATATCTGGCGCTTGACCGGGCCGGGTCGACGCTGTCCACCGGCGAGCGGCAGCGGGCGCAGCTCGCGCGGGCCGTGCGCAACCGCACCACCGGCGTCCTCTACGTTCTCGACGAGCCGTCCATCGGGATGCACCCGGCCAACGTCGAGGGGCTGCTCGGCGTGATGCGCGACCTGCTGGCCGATGGCAACTCGGTCGTCTTCGTCGACCACGACGTGCAGATCCTGCGCGAGGCCGACTGGCTGATCGAGATCGGCCCCGGCTCGGGGGACGACGGCGGCACCGTCATCGCCGAGGGCGGCCCCGACGCCCTCGCCGCCGCGCCGGGCTCGCGGCTCGCCGGCTTCCTCAGCAGTGCCGAGCCGGTGATCGTCCGTGCCTGCGCCGAGCCGGCCGCCGTGTTCGAGAAGGGGGCGATCCGTCTCAAGACGGAGGCCGTCCACACCGTCCACCCGCTGGAGGTCGAGTTCCCCGTCGGGCGGCTGACCGCCGTCACCGGCGTCTCCGGGTCGGGCAAGACCACGCTCGTCCTCGAATGCCTGGTCCCGGGCCTGGACGCGCGGTCGCGATCGGCGGCCGTCCCGGCTCATGTGCGCGACCTGGAGGCGCCAGACGGCATCAAGGTGCAGGTCGTCGACGCGACGCCGATCGGCATCAACGTCCGCTCCACCGTGGCCACCTATTCGGGCGTCATGGACGAGCTGCGCAAGGCCTACGCCGCGACCTCGGAGGCCCGGCGCGACGGGTTGACGGCCTCCGACTTCTCCTACAACACCGGCTCGCTGGCCTGTCCGCGTTGTGGGGGCACCGGAGAGATCTCCCTCGACGTCCAGTTCCTGCCCGATGTGGACATCGTCTGCCCCGAGTGCGGCGGCAGCCGCTTCGCGCCCCGCGCGGACACCTACCGGCGCGACGGCGTCTCGCTGCCCGGCCTGCTCGGGTGCACGATCCGCGAAGCCCTCAACGCCACCGCCGACCTGCGGCGGGTCCACAAGCGCCTGGCCGCCTTGGACGAGCTGGGCCTCGGATACCTCACCCTCGGCGAGGCCACCCCGGCCCTGTCCGGCGGCGAGGCCCAGCGGCTGAAGCTGGTCAGCCAGATGCACCGCGACCAGACCGACGCCGTGTTCGTGCTCGACGAACCGAGCGTGGGCCTGCACCCGCTGGACGTGCGCACCCTCCTGGACGTCCTGCAGCGGCTGTCCGACCGCGGCGCCACCGTCATCGTGATCGAACACGACCTCGACCTGATCGCCAACGCCGACTACGTGATCGACCTCGGCCCCGGCGGCGGCGAGGAGGGCGGCGAGATCGTCGCCACCGGCACCCCGGGTGAGATCGCCCGCGACCCCGCGTCCATCACCGGGACCTACCTCGCCCGGCACCTGCGCTACGGAGACTAG
- a CDS encoding MBL fold metallo-hydrolase — protein MCEESRPQLSRRGLLRTAGAAAGAVTVSGVLGGTASAAGPSSPAAAQGYRTRLVILGTSGGPIWWQGSDRAGVSSALVVGDALYLVDCGNSSVHNLRGAGLLGPREGMNDLGHLRAVFLTHLHSDHIADYPGLLLYGICGGGLGQDDRPVQVFGPGRRGALPAVFPAGRPVPDPVHPDNPGAGTVDMTASLVSAFATDFNDRLFDTGSPAVTARVNAHDIALPDGAAPGKGIPRLHRPIRVYEDDRVRVTATLVDHGQMFPAFGFRFDTDDGSVVFSGDTTVSDNLVDLAGDCDVLVHEVIDQAWVEQSISALPVPQETKDGYINHMIGAHTTTEQVGKVARRAGARKLVLNHFSPGHLPDGRWRRAGRDFDGPVVPGRDLMQIGVGRKRR, from the coding sequence ATGTGCGAGGAGTCACGTCCGCAACTGTCCCGCAGGGGGCTGCTGCGCACCGCCGGCGCGGCGGCCGGTGCGGTGACCGTGTCCGGTGTGCTGGGCGGCACCGCGTCGGCGGCGGGGCCGTCCTCCCCTGCGGCCGCGCAGGGGTACCGGACGCGGCTCGTCATCCTCGGCACCTCCGGAGGACCCATCTGGTGGCAGGGGTCGGACCGCGCCGGCGTGTCGTCCGCACTCGTCGTCGGCGACGCCCTCTACCTGGTCGACTGCGGGAACTCCTCCGTCCACAACCTGCGCGGCGCGGGGCTGCTCGGGCCGCGCGAGGGCATGAACGACCTCGGCCACCTGCGCGCCGTCTTCCTCACCCACCTGCACTCCGACCACATCGCCGACTACCCCGGGCTGCTGCTCTACGGCATCTGCGGCGGCGGGCTCGGGCAGGACGACCGGCCCGTCCAGGTGTTCGGCCCGGGCAGGCGCGGCGCGCTCCCGGCGGTCTTCCCGGCGGGGCGCCCCGTCCCGGACCCGGTCCACCCGGACAACCCGGGGGCCGGGACGGTCGACATGACCGCGTCCCTGGTCTCCGCGTTCGCCACCGACTTCAACGACAGGCTCTTCGACACCGGGTCCCCGGCGGTCACCGCCCGCGTGAACGCCCACGACATCGCGCTACCGGACGGTGCCGCGCCGGGCAAGGGCATCCCGCGCCTGCACCGGCCCATCCGCGTCTACGAGGACGACCGGGTGCGCGTGACGGCCACGCTCGTCGACCACGGGCAGATGTTCCCCGCGTTCGGGTTCCGGTTCGACACCGACGACGGCTCGGTGGTGTTCTCCGGCGACACCACCGTCTCCGACAACCTGGTCGACCTGGCCGGGGACTGCGACGTCCTCGTCCACGAGGTGATCGACCAGGCGTGGGTGGAGCAGAGCATCTCGGCACTGCCCGTCCCGCAGGAGACCAAGGACGGCTACATCAACCACATGATCGGCGCCCACACCACCACCGAGCAGGTCGGCAAGGTGGCGCGGCGGGCGGGGGCGCGCAAGCTCGTCCTGAACCACTTCTCGCCCGGCCATCTGCCGGACGGGCGGTGGCGCCGCGCCGGCCGCGACTTCGATGGGCCGGTCGTCCCGGGGCGCGACCTCATGCAGATCGGCGTCGGGCGCAAGCGGCGCTAG
- a CDS encoding acyl-CoA desaturase, whose amino-acid sequence MAEADRAMGETLPVSVTRRHAYLMVLVVIPPLAVVAAVAAAWGRMVGPVDIALALVMYTVNIFGISVGYHRLLTHRSFKCPRPVRVAFALAGALALEGPPSLWAAEHRRHHKYSDKPGDPHSPWAYGDSGFALVRGLLHAQVGWFYSARRRSNRAHWVPDLLADRDIRRVDAAYPAIAAASFLLPAAAGGLITWSWTGFWTALFWAGLVRYAVVHHVTWSVNSIAHCYGDQAFTTRDHSSNVRWVAMLTFGEGWHNWHHIEPTSARHGVLKGQTDPSAALIRLLEKLGCAYDVHWPSQARIEMRANHYADTRAAREPKAS is encoded by the coding sequence ATGGCGGAGGCGGATCGGGCGATGGGCGAGACGCTCCCGGTCTCCGTAACCCGCCGGCACGCCTACTTGATGGTCCTGGTCGTCATTCCGCCGTTAGCCGTGGTCGCGGCGGTGGCCGCCGCCTGGGGGCGCATGGTCGGGCCCGTCGACATCGCGCTCGCCCTGGTCATGTACACCGTCAACATCTTCGGCATCAGCGTCGGCTACCACCGCCTGCTGACCCACCGCTCCTTCAAGTGCCCCCGTCCCGTCCGGGTGGCGTTCGCCCTCGCCGGTGCGCTGGCCCTTGAGGGGCCGCCCTCGCTGTGGGCCGCCGAACACCGCAGGCACCACAAGTACTCCGACAAGCCCGGCGACCCGCACTCGCCCTGGGCCTACGGCGACAGCGGCTTCGCGCTGGTGCGCGGCCTGCTGCACGCCCAGGTCGGCTGGTTCTACAGCGCCCGCAGGCGCTCCAACCGCGCGCACTGGGTGCCCGACCTGCTCGCCGACCGCGACATCCGCCGGGTGGACGCGGCCTACCCGGCGATCGCCGCCGCGTCCTTCCTGCTGCCCGCCGCGGCCGGCGGCCTGATCACCTGGTCGTGGACGGGCTTCTGGACGGCCCTCTTCTGGGCGGGCCTGGTGCGCTACGCGGTCGTCCACCACGTCACCTGGTCGGTGAACTCGATCGCGCACTGCTACGGAGACCAGGCCTTCACCACCCGCGACCATTCCTCGAACGTCCGCTGGGTGGCGATGTTGACCTTCGGCGAGGGCTGGCACAACTGGCACCACATCGAGCCGACCAGCGCCCGCCACGGCGTCCTCAAGGGCCAGACCGACCCCAGCGCCGCCCTGATCCGCCTCCTGGAGAAACTGGGCTGCGCTTACGACGTCCACTGGCCGTCCCAGGCGCGCATCGAAATGCGAGCGAACCACTACGCCGACACCCGCGCAGCGCGAGAACCCAAGGCGAGTTGA
- a CDS encoding LuxR family transcriptional regulator, with amino-acid sequence MTTLSGRTPLLDRHRERAELDGLLGDVRSGRGRALVLRGEAGVGKSALLRHTVGRAADMRVVRTVGAESEMELAFAGLHLLLAPLLDRIEKLPGPQRDALAVAFGMRKGDAPDRFMVGLAVLTLLAEAAEERALLCVIDDAQWLDQSSAQVLAFVARRLLAEPVGLIFAAREPGAQFHGLGDLEVRGLEKRDAQALLRSVVRFPLDERIRDRILAETNGNPLALMELPRGLSPAQLAGGFGLVEAQAVPARVEEGFRRRLAELPAECRSFMLVAAAEPTGDPVLIRRAAGRLGVPGSAVEPAEADGLLEIGTWLRFRHPLVRSAVYSAASPAERRTAHGALAEATDPASDPERRAWHRAHAALGFDESVAGELERLADRAQVRGGIAAAAAFLRRATELTPDPARRGTRALAAAQTAFDAGAPDMALELLRSAERGPLTELQSGRVAWLRAQVIFARKRGGEALEALLEAAGRLARVDAGLAREAYIDAMGSAVFAGKLGRPGLLRSVAEAARTAPPGPLPERPADALLDALVTRFTEGLAQGAPQLKHVLQAFRQEARSDLDDNMRWLWLTFLVAAELWDDEALHDLAESVLQAAREMGALHFLPQALTYRAAVHVYAGQFDAAATMVEESDAILKVTGNSYFGFAITLLRAWRGGDEAPAQMVAAAESASAWGEGRAMSQSIYMAALVHNALGRYQEALDYAEQACAHEILGVTGFALIELVEAAAYSKAPEAAATALRQLEERATAAGTDWALGMYARSKALLSEGDEADRLYREAIEHLQRTRAAVYLARTHLVYGEWLRREKRRIDAREHLRTAYEMLQEMSAGAFASRAQRELLATGETVRKRTAAAAPGGTLTAQEGQIARLARTGLSNPEIGARLFLSPRTVEYHLSKVFTKLAISSRQQLADALPDLDHDRA; translated from the coding sequence ATGACGACGCTATCTGGGCGCACGCCGCTGCTGGATCGGCATCGCGAGCGTGCTGAGCTGGATGGTCTGCTGGGGGACGTGCGCTCCGGACGCGGGCGGGCCCTGGTGCTGCGCGGTGAGGCGGGTGTGGGCAAGTCGGCCCTGCTCCGGCACACGGTGGGACGGGCGGCCGATATGCGGGTGGTCCGCACCGTAGGGGCCGAGTCGGAGATGGAGCTGGCCTTCGCCGGCCTGCATCTGCTGCTCGCACCGCTGCTGGACCGGATCGAGAAGCTGCCCGGCCCTCAGCGCGACGCGCTCGCGGTCGCGTTCGGGATGCGCAAGGGCGACGCACCCGACCGGTTCATGGTCGGGCTTGCGGTGCTGACCCTGCTCGCGGAGGCGGCCGAGGAGCGCGCCCTGCTCTGCGTGATCGACGACGCGCAGTGGCTGGACCAGTCGTCCGCCCAGGTCTTGGCGTTCGTGGCCCGGCGGCTGCTGGCCGAGCCGGTGGGGCTGATCTTCGCGGCCCGCGAGCCGGGCGCGCAGTTCCACGGCCTGGGCGACCTCGAGGTGCGCGGCCTGGAGAAGCGCGATGCGCAGGCGCTGCTTCGCTCGGTGGTCCGCTTCCCGCTGGACGAGCGGATCAGGGACCGGATCCTGGCCGAGACGAACGGCAACCCGCTGGCGCTGATGGAGCTGCCGCGCGGGCTGAGTCCCGCGCAGCTGGCGGGCGGGTTCGGGTTGGTGGAGGCCCAGGCCGTCCCGGCGCGGGTGGAAGAGGGGTTTCGGCGGCGGCTGGCGGAGCTGCCGGCCGAGTGCCGGTCGTTCATGCTGGTCGCGGCGGCGGAGCCGACCGGCGACCCGGTGCTGATCCGGCGCGCGGCCGGGCGGCTCGGCGTGCCGGGCTCCGCGGTGGAGCCGGCGGAGGCCGACGGGCTGCTGGAGATCGGGACGTGGCTGCGGTTCCGGCATCCGCTGGTGCGGTCGGCGGTGTACTCGGCCGCGTCGCCGGCGGAGCGGCGCACGGCGCACGGCGCGCTGGCCGAGGCGACCGATCCCGCGTCCGACCCCGAGCGCCGGGCCTGGCACCGCGCGCACGCCGCGCTGGGCTTCGATGAGTCGGTGGCCGGCGAGCTGGAGCGGCTGGCCGACCGGGCCCAGGTGCGCGGCGGCATCGCGGCGGCGGCGGCGTTCCTGAGGCGCGCGACCGAACTGACGCCCGATCCGGCCAGGCGCGGGACGCGGGCGCTGGCCGCGGCGCAGACCGCCTTCGACGCCGGCGCCCCCGACATGGCGCTGGAGCTGCTTCGCTCCGCGGAAAGGGGCCCGCTGACCGAACTCCAGAGCGGACGGGTGGCGTGGCTGCGGGCCCAGGTCATCTTCGCGCGCAAGCGCGGCGGCGAAGCGCTGGAGGCACTGCTGGAGGCGGCCGGCCGGCTGGCCCGCGTCGATGCCGGACTGGCGCGCGAAGCGTACATCGATGCCATGGGGTCGGCGGTCTTCGCCGGCAAGCTGGGCCGGCCCGGCCTGCTGCGGTCGGTGGCGGAGGCCGCCCGCACCGCGCCGCCGGGACCACTGCCGGAGAGGCCCGCCGACGCGCTGCTCGACGCGCTGGTGACACGGTTCACCGAGGGCCTCGCGCAGGGAGCGCCGCAGTTGAAGCACGTCCTCCAGGCGTTCCGGCAGGAGGCCCGCAGCGACCTGGACGACAACATGCGCTGGCTCTGGCTGACCTTCCTGGTCGCCGCGGAACTGTGGGACGACGAGGCCCTGCACGACCTGGCCGAGTCCGTGCTCCAGGCGGCTCGCGAGATGGGAGCGCTCCACTTCCTTCCCCAGGCCCTCACCTACCGCGCCGCCGTCCACGTTTACGCAGGCCAGTTCGATGCGGCCGCCACGATGGTCGAGGAGTCCGACGCGATCCTGAAGGTGACCGGCAACTCCTACTTCGGCTTCGCCATCACCCTGCTCCGCGCCTGGCGCGGCGGGGACGAGGCACCGGCGCAGATGGTCGCCGCCGCCGAATCGGCGAGCGCCTGGGGGGAGGGCCGAGCGATGAGCCAGAGCATCTACATGGCCGCTCTGGTCCACAACGCTCTCGGCCGGTACCAGGAGGCCCTGGACTACGCGGAACAGGCGTGCGCGCACGAGATCCTCGGGGTCACCGGGTTCGCCCTCATCGAACTGGTCGAGGCGGCCGCGTACAGCAAGGCCCCCGAAGCCGCCGCGACCGCGCTGCGCCAACTCGAGGAACGCGCCACCGCCGCCGGCACCGACTGGGCCCTCGGCATGTACGCCCGATCCAAGGCGCTGCTGTCCGAAGGCGACGAAGCCGACCGTCTGTACCGCGAGGCCATCGAGCACCTCCAGCGCACCCGGGCCGCGGTGTACCTCGCCCGCACCCATCTGGTGTACGGCGAGTGGCTGCGCCGCGAGAAACGGCGCATCGACGCGCGCGAGCACCTGCGCACCGCCTACGAGATGCTCCAGGAAATGAGCGCGGGGGCCTTCGCGAGCCGCGCCCAGCGCGAACTCCTGGCCACCGGCGAGACCGTCCGCAAGCGCACCGCCGCCGCCGCGCCCGGCGGCACCCTCACGGCTCAGGAGGGGCAGATCGCCCGCCTCGCCCGGACGGGCCTGTCGAACCCGGAGATCGGCGCCCGGCTCTTCCTCAGCCCCCGCACCGTCGAGTACCACCTGAGCAAGGTGTTCACCAAGCTCGCCATCAGCTCCCGCCAGCAGCTCGCGGACGCGCTGCCGGACCTCGACCACGACCGCGCGTGA
- a CDS encoding MFS transporter, translating into MTASQLPHEGTRPPGTAPALVSGAGASAALLVVLFGSFLDLLDGTIVTVAAPAIARDLGAGDAQIQWTIAAYLLALGAGLITGGRLGDRYGRKRLFMIGLTGFTLTSALCALAAGPGMLIGTRAAQGLTAGIMVPQVFGIIRASFAPGERARAFGAYGAVQGLASVAGPLLGGLLVDADLFGLGWRTIFWINVPVSVLALVMGAKVLPESRSASTARLDLPGALLAAAGVLLLLLPIIQTESRGWTWTSCALLTAGIAVLAVLLVHERRLAGRGSEPVFDPALLRIRAFAIGLCASVLFFGGIGSFFLTLSVYLQNGTGRTAWETGLVILPYALGSIVTSGLGVALAARAGRALLITGSLTIAASQLLLWTVVRDGGDPGYPLLALALFIGGLGLGLCAPILVNVVLAGIPARDAGAGGGVLSTVNQIGGAVGIAVLGTLFFTTATESATGAPDQADYGDALSIVLVVSAVLYAVAALVMFALPKNAAEHVDQ; encoded by the coding sequence ATGACCGCTTCACAACTCCCTCACGAGGGCACTCGTCCGCCCGGCACTGCGCCGGCGCTCGTCTCGGGCGCGGGCGCGAGCGCGGCGCTCCTGGTGGTGCTCTTCGGCTCCTTCCTGGACCTCCTCGACGGGACGATCGTCACCGTCGCGGCCCCGGCGATCGCCCGGGACCTCGGGGCCGGCGACGCCCAGATCCAGTGGACGATCGCCGCCTACCTCCTCGCCCTGGGCGCGGGCCTGATCACCGGCGGACGGCTCGGCGACCGGTACGGCCGCAAGCGCCTGTTCATGATCGGGCTGACCGGGTTCACGCTCACCTCGGCGCTCTGCGCGCTGGCCGCCGGGCCGGGAATGCTCATCGGCACCCGCGCCGCGCAGGGGCTGACCGCGGGGATCATGGTCCCGCAGGTGTTCGGGATCATCCGGGCGTCGTTCGCCCCGGGCGAGCGCGCCAGGGCGTTCGGCGCCTACGGGGCGGTCCAGGGGCTCGCGTCGGTCGCGGGGCCGCTGCTCGGCGGGCTGCTCGTCGACGCCGACCTGTTCGGCCTGGGCTGGCGGACCATCTTCTGGATCAACGTGCCCGTCTCGGTCCTGGCGCTCGTCATGGGCGCGAAGGTGCTGCCGGAGTCCCGCTCGGCCTCGACCGCGCGGCTCGACCTGCCGGGCGCGCTGCTCGCGGCGGCGGGCGTCCTGCTCCTGCTGCTGCCGATCATCCAGACCGAGTCCCGGGGATGGACCTGGACCAGCTGTGCCCTGCTCACCGCCGGGATCGCCGTGCTGGCGGTCCTCCTCGTCCACGAGCGCCGCCTCGCCGGACGCGGGAGCGAGCCCGTCTTCGACCCGGCCCTGCTCCGGATCCGCGCGTTCGCGATCGGCCTGTGCGCGTCCGTGCTCTTCTTCGGCGGCATCGGGTCGTTCTTCCTCACCCTGTCGGTCTACCTCCAGAACGGCACCGGCCGCACGGCGTGGGAGACCGGCCTGGTGATCCTGCCCTACGCGCTCGGCTCGATCGTCACCTCGGGGCTCGGCGTCGCGCTGGCCGCCAGGGCCGGGAGGGCACTGCTGATCACCGGGTCGCTCACCATCGCGGCATCGCAGCTCCTCCTGTGGACGGTCGTCAGGGACGGCGGCGACCCCGGATACCCGCTGCTCGCCCTCGCCCTCTTCATCGGCGGCCTCGGGCTCGGGCTGTGCGCCCCCATCCTCGTCAACGTCGTCCTCGCGGGAATCCCCGCGCGCGACGCCGGCGCCGGGGGCGGCGTGCTCTCCACCGTCAACCAGATCGGCGGCGCCGTCGGCATCGCCGTTCTCGGCACGCTCTTCTTCACCACCGCCACCGAGTCGGCGACCGGCGCACCGGACCAGGCCGACTACGGAGACGCGCTCAGCATCGTGCTCGTCGTCTCCGCCGTGCTCTACGCCGTGGCGGCCCTTGTGATGTTCGCGCTCCCGAAGAACGCGGCCGAGCACGTCGACCAGTGA
- a CDS encoding polysaccharide deacetylase encodes MTEQQPWQWDEQTWRGHVARVRAGRSLHPASWPGGARVAVALSFDCDHETSFLRVGQTGPGPLAQGEYGSRVGSRRVLGLLERFGVPASFFMPAVSGLLHPEEVRDYVAAGHEIGMHGWIHESNAMLDPADERELALRAADTLEKLSGTRPVGIRTPAWDFSDHTLAITRELGLRYDSSLMADDEPYELLADGEPTGVVEIPVEWIRDDVPYLLLEFGGMLRPCPAPRDVAGIWRDEFDAALEEGGLFQLTMHPQVIGHRSRMTVLRELLEHIDAQQGVWYATHAQIAEYVLNRAS; translated from the coding sequence ATGACCGAACAGCAGCCCTGGCAATGGGACGAGCAGACCTGGCGCGGCCATGTGGCGCGGGTCCGCGCCGGCCGTTCCCTGCACCCCGCCTCCTGGCCGGGGGGCGCCCGCGTCGCGGTCGCGCTCTCCTTCGACTGCGACCACGAGACGAGCTTCCTGCGCGTCGGCCAGACCGGGCCGGGCCCGCTCGCGCAGGGCGAGTACGGCTCCCGCGTCGGCTCCCGCCGGGTGCTCGGCCTGCTGGAGCGCTTCGGCGTCCCGGCCTCGTTCTTCATGCCGGCGGTCTCGGGACTGCTGCACCCGGAGGAGGTCCGCGACTACGTCGCCGCCGGCCACGAGATCGGCATGCACGGCTGGATCCACGAGAGCAACGCGATGCTGGACCCGGCGGACGAGCGCGAGCTGGCCCTGCGCGCCGCCGACACCCTGGAGAAGCTGTCGGGCACCCGCCCCGTCGGCATCCGCACCCCGGCGTGGGACTTCTCCGACCACACCCTGGCCATCACGCGCGAGCTGGGCCTGCGCTACGACTCCTCCCTCATGGCCGACGACGAGCCGTACGAACTCCTGGCCGACGGCGAGCCGACCGGCGTCGTGGAGATCCCGGTCGAGTGGATCCGCGACGACGTGCCGTACCTGCTGCTGGAGTTCGGCGGCATGCTGCGCCCGTGCCCGGCGCCCCGCGACGTGGCCGGGATCTGGCGCGACGAGTTCGACGCCGCGCTGGAGGAGGGCGGCCTGTTCCAGCTCACCATGCACCCGCAGGTCATCGGCCACCGCTCCCGCATGACCGTCCTGCGCGAACTCCTGGAGCACATCGACGCCCAGCAGGGCGTCTGGTACGCCACCCACGCCCAGATCGCCGAATACGTCCTGAACCGGGCGTCCTAA
- a CDS encoding YafY family protein gives MAATSARTLKLLSVFGTGATLTAADLAARLGTSVRTVRRDIDTLRELGYEIEAVRGAGGGYRLGRATRLPPVVFDEDQAVAAAVALQTVPAILSGVRENAARALATLRQAMPARSRVHAEAFTVSAARNYWEFPAAPIDAEAVRAIGGAINRRHVVRADCTGEDGTVTLTLEPHDLVVWAARWYLVAFEPDAGRWRAMRVDRLDLRMPTGTPFERRDVPHGDPAAFVMSTHDRGDTPAEWPCRGSALVALPAPVVARFAPGGSTVEHETDSSCRLTLGAWSWAGVAGLLLTFDADMADIRPAELRQALRSLRDRIDKALGQAP, from the coding sequence ATGGCCGCCACCTCCGCCCGGACGCTCAAGCTGCTGTCGGTCTTCGGGACCGGCGCGACGCTGACCGCCGCCGACCTCGCCGCCCGGCTCGGGACGTCGGTGCGGACCGTCCGGCGCGACATCGACACGCTCCGGGAACTCGGGTACGAGATCGAGGCCGTGCGCGGTGCGGGCGGCGGCTACCGGCTCGGCCGCGCCACCCGGCTGCCGCCGGTCGTCTTCGACGAGGACCAGGCCGTCGCGGCGGCCGTCGCGCTCCAGACCGTCCCGGCGATCCTGTCCGGCGTCCGGGAGAACGCCGCCCGCGCCCTCGCCACGCTGCGCCAGGCGATGCCCGCCCGCAGCCGCGTCCACGCCGAAGCGTTCACCGTCTCCGCGGCGCGCAACTACTGGGAGTTCCCCGCGGCGCCCATCGACGCGGAGGCCGTCCGCGCCATCGGCGGCGCGATCAACCGGCGGCACGTCGTCCGCGCCGACTGCACCGGCGAGGACGGAACGGTGACGCTCACGCTGGAACCGCACGACCTCGTCGTGTGGGCGGCCCGCTGGTACCTCGTCGCGTTCGAACCGGACGCCGGCCGGTGGCGCGCGATGCGCGTCGACCGCCTCGACCTGCGCATGCCCACCGGGACGCCCTTCGAGCGGCGCGACGTCCCGCACGGCGATCCGGCCGCCTTCGTCATGAGCACGCACGACCGCGGCGACACCCCGGCGGAATGGCCGTGCCGCGGCTCCGCGCTCGTCGCGCTGCCCGCCCCCGTCGTCGCCAGGTTCGCCCCGGGCGGATCGACGGTCGAGCACGAGACGGACTCCAGTTGCCGGCTCACGCTCGGCGCCTGGTCATGGGCCGGAGTGGCAGGACTCCTGCTGACCTTCGACGCCGATATGGCGGACATCCGACCGGCAGAACTCAGGCAGGCCCTGCGCTCCCTGCGCGACCGTATCGACAAAGCACTCGGCCAGGCCCCCTGA